The Geobacillus stearothermophilus ATCC 12980 genome contains a region encoding:
- a CDS encoding TetR/AcrR family transcriptional regulator, producing the protein MSDKKQQIIDAATKSFSLFGYKATTMDQVAKMANVGKGTIYTFFKSKEELLDHIVSSVISEIKHEADAAMDDRLSFSENVQRALQRIFTFRQEHELTIKLLQEVRDIGTAAVREVMKRLDREMIAYIREKIEEAMAKGEIRPCDPELTAFFMFKMYIALSIEWEKEHEPLSQQTIAELFDLYLLKGLSP; encoded by the coding sequence ATGTCGGATAAAAAACAACAAATTATTGATGCCGCCACCAAATCATTTTCGCTGTTCGGCTACAAAGCAACGACAATGGATCAAGTAGCGAAGATGGCTAATGTCGGGAAAGGAACGATTTATACATTTTTCAAAAGCAAAGAAGAGCTGCTTGACCATATCGTTTCCTCTGTTATATCCGAAATTAAGCATGAAGCGGATGCGGCTATGGATGATCGTTTGTCGTTCAGCGAAAACGTCCAACGCGCCTTGCAACGTATTTTTACGTTCCGCCAGGAACATGAATTAACCATCAAACTTTTGCAGGAAGTTCGCGATATTGGCACCGCAGCTGTACGAGAGGTGATGAAACGCCTTGATCGCGAAATGATTGCCTATATTCGCGAAAAAATTGAAGAAGCGATGGCAAAAGGGGAAATTCGCCCTTGCGATCCTGAGTTGACGGCATTTTTCATGTTTAAAATGTACATCGCACTAAGCATTGAATGGGAAAAAGAGCACGAACCATTGTCTCAACAAACCATTGCCGAACTGTTTGATCTGTATTTGCTGAAAGGATTGTCTCCATGA
- a CDS encoding response regulator transcription factor — MKILLAEDDLHLGELIVHLLKKKGIDHIDWVQEGEDAYDYALAEFYDVVVLDWMLPNGDGVDICRRLRQNGYTGAILMLTAKDAVHDRVTGLEAGADDYLVKPFEIDELVARLKALARRTFVPLQEEKVAFHGFTLNRTSHTLHRGDEEIFLTPREFQLLDLLVQNQGQVVPRETILDRVWGWDADVSMKTIDATIKLLRKKLKDDVIQTVRGVGYKIEK; from the coding sequence ATGAAAATTTTGCTGGCCGAGGACGATCTTCACCTAGGGGAGCTGATCGTTCACTTATTGAAAAAGAAAGGGATCGACCATATCGATTGGGTGCAGGAAGGGGAAGATGCGTACGACTACGCGCTCGCCGAGTTTTACGATGTCGTCGTGCTCGATTGGATGCTTCCAAACGGCGATGGGGTGGACATTTGTCGACGGTTGAGGCAAAACGGCTACACAGGCGCGATTTTGATGCTGACGGCGAAAGACGCCGTCCACGACCGCGTCACCGGGCTTGAGGCGGGAGCGGACGATTACTTGGTCAAACCGTTTGAAATCGACGAGCTCGTCGCGCGGCTCAAGGCGCTCGCACGGCGCACGTTCGTCCCGCTCCAAGAGGAAAAAGTGGCGTTTCACGGCTTCACCTTAAACCGGACAAGCCATACGCTCCATCGCGGCGATGAAGAGATTTTCCTCACTCCACGCGAGTTTCAGCTTCTCGATTTGCTCGTGCAAAACCAAGGGCAAGTCGTGCCGCGCGAAACGATATTGGACCGCGTTTGGGGGTGGGATGCCGATGTGTCAATGAAAACGATCGACGCGACAATCAAGCTATTGCGCAAAAAGTTGAAAGACGATGTCATCCAAACCGTTCGAGGAGTGGGGTATAAAATTGAAAAATAA
- a CDS encoding PepSY-associated TM helix domain-containing protein has product MRKMRNLHLWIGLISSIFLLVEAVTGLLLSEPWLIGQAERGEMHRAAQERMNAFGAGQTSGAGASTAPMAPRAEGGGSSLMMFVRQLHEGRIGSLDIRWAVDVAAVAMIILTATGIFLSIRTLAAGRRRKQKRMTPAPETT; this is encoded by the coding sequence ATGAGGAAAATGAGGAATTTGCATCTTTGGATTGGGCTGATCAGTTCGATCTTTTTGCTTGTTGAGGCGGTGACGGGGCTCCTTCTATCCGAGCCGTGGCTGATCGGTCAGGCGGAGCGCGGCGAGATGCACCGCGCCGCGCAGGAAAGAATGAACGCGTTCGGGGCGGGGCAGACGTCGGGAGCGGGGGCATCTACGGCCCCGATGGCACCGCGCGCCGAGGGAGGCGGATCGTCGCTCATGATGTTCGTCCGCCAGCTGCACGAAGGGAGAATCGGTTCGCTTGACATCCGCTGGGCGGTTGATGTCGCGGCGGTGGCGATGATCATTTTGACCGCGACGGGGATTTTCCTGTCGATCCGCACGCTCGCAGCGGGACGGAGGCGGAAGCAGAAGCGGATGACGCCAGCGCCGGAGACAACATAA
- a CDS encoding sensor histidine kinase has protein sequence MKNNWREWRGWLRRLGSADLFRRAHWRLTALYSGIFTLFLALFVMIAAALFYWIATSDQERRISRLAEQEANTIEQFLLKQSDFDLFHDESVVLLSEDQLFFYVIGPNGDLLAGDEIHPRLRPYFLNVLSRMDTGERTPVYVTVSLPEHMPGLAREAARDWRVLAAARPLVIHGDFVGMLYIGMDVTSFFGVFHWLLIVLIGLSVLFLAVGVALSFFMSKRALAPIEEAYERQRQFVADASHELRTPLSVVFSSVEALALEEDVMKNDFAHRLLDRLRDELKRITKLMNDLLTLARADAKHAALELSKQTFDFRPHAERTFQLMSELAAKKQITMHFHAPEQALVTADPDKLTQLLYILLDNAIKYTPEGGEVTLSIRTEPKHVFLSVKDTGIGIPPEDIGRIFDRFYRVDKARSRQQGGHGLGLSIAKWIVDAHGGAIHVHSQIGEGTEFLVRLPC, from the coding sequence TTGAAAAATAACTGGAGGGAATGGCGCGGCTGGCTGCGCCGCCTAGGAAGCGCCGACTTGTTCCGCCGCGCCCATTGGCGGCTGACAGCGCTCTACAGCGGCATTTTCACGTTGTTTCTCGCCTTGTTTGTCATGATCGCCGCGGCCTTGTTTTACTGGATTGCTACCTCTGACCAAGAGCGGCGCATCAGCCGCCTCGCCGAGCAAGAGGCGAATACGATCGAGCAGTTTTTACTGAAGCAGAGCGATTTTGACTTGTTTCATGACGAAAGCGTCGTCCTGCTTAGTGAAGATCAACTTTTCTTTTACGTAATCGGCCCAAACGGCGATCTGCTTGCTGGGGATGAAATTCATCCGCGCCTGCGCCCGTATTTTTTGAACGTCTTGTCCCGTATGGACACAGGCGAGCGCACCCCTGTATATGTGACCGTGTCGCTGCCCGAGCATATGCCTGGCCTCGCGCGCGAAGCGGCCCGCGACTGGCGCGTGCTCGCCGCCGCCCGTCCGCTCGTCATCCACGGCGATTTCGTGGGCATGCTGTATATCGGCATGGACGTCACGTCGTTTTTCGGCGTGTTCCATTGGCTGCTCATTGTGCTCATCGGCTTATCGGTGCTGTTTCTTGCCGTCGGCGTGGCGCTCAGCTTCTTTATGTCCAAGCGCGCGCTCGCACCGATTGAAGAAGCGTACGAGCGGCAGCGCCAGTTCGTCGCCGACGCCTCTCATGAGCTGCGGACGCCGCTCAGCGTCGTCTTCTCGTCCGTCGAGGCGCTTGCGCTTGAGGAGGATGTGATGAAAAACGACTTTGCCCACCGCCTGCTCGACCGCCTGCGTGACGAATTGAAGCGAATCACGAAACTGATGAACGACTTGTTGACGCTCGCCCGCGCGGATGCGAAACACGCCGCGCTGGAGCTTTCAAAACAAACGTTCGATTTCCGCCCGCACGCCGAGCGCACGTTCCAGCTCATGTCGGAACTGGCGGCGAAAAAACAGATTACAATGCATTTTCACGCTCCCGAGCAAGCGCTCGTCACCGCTGACCCGGACAAATTGACGCAGCTATTGTACATTTTGCTCGACAACGCGATCAAATACACCCCCGAAGGCGGCGAGGTGACGCTGTCGATCCGCACCGAGCCAAAGCACGTGTTCCTTTCCGTCAAAGACACCGGCATCGGCATCCCGCCGGAAGACATCGGCCGCATTTTCGACCGCTTTTACCGCGTCGACAAAGCGCGCTCGCGCCAACAAGGCGGCCACGGCCTCGGGCTGTCGATCGCCAAATGGATCGTCGACGCCCACGGCGGCGCGATCCACGTCCATAGTCAAATCGGGGAAGGAACCGAATTTCTTGTTCGTCTTCCTTGCTAA